In a genomic window of Lepisosteus oculatus isolate fLepOcu1 chromosome 3, fLepOcu1.hap2, whole genome shotgun sequence:
- the bhmt gene encoding betaine--homocysteine S-methyltransferase 1 produces the protein MNFVEVLFSVISELGKMAPAGSKKGILERLDAGEIVIGDGGFVFALEKRGYVKAGPWTPEAAVEHPEAVRQLHREFLRAGANVMQTFTFYASDDKLENRGNDLRISGEKINEAACDLAREVANEGDALVAGGVSQTPSYLSCKSENEVKAIFKKQLEVFIKKNVDFLIAEYFEHVEEAEWAVQVLNTSGKPVAATLCIGPEGDLNGVSCGECAVRLVKAGAKIVGVNCHFDPMTCLKTVKLMKEGLEAAKLKAHLMIQPLAYHTPDCNHQGFIDLPEFPFALEPRILTRWDMHKYAREAYNMGIRYIGGCCGFEPYHTRALAEELAPERGFLPDASQKHGSWGNGLDMHTKPWVRARARRDYWEKLLPASGRPLCPSMSTPDGWGVTKGHADLMQQREATTEGQLKELFEKQKKAKVTA, from the exons ATGAACTTTGTTGAGGTTTTGTTTAGTGTTATATCTGAACTTGGTAAAATGGCACCAGCGGGGTCCAAGAAA GGTATTCTAGAGCGCTTGGATGCTGGGGAGATTGTTATTGGTGACGGGGGGTTTGTGTTTGCCCTGGAGAAAAGAGGCTATGTGAAGGCAGGGCCATGGACTCCAGAAGCTGCGGTAGAGCACCCTGAGGCAG TTCGACAGCTGCACAGGGAATTTCTGAGAGCGGGAGCAAATGTCATGCAGACGTTCACATTCTATGCCAGTGACGATAAACTGGAGAACCGGGGCAACGACTTGAGAATATCT GGAGAAAAAATCAATGAAGCAGCCTGTGACTTAGCCAGGGAAGTCGCCAATGAAGGAGATGCCTTGGTTGCCGGAGGAGTGTCCCAGACCCCTTCCTACCTGAGCTGTAAGAGTGAGAATGAAGTGAAGGCAAtcttcaagaaacaactggaggTCTTCattaaaaagaatgtggacttTCTGATTGCTGAG TACTTTGAGCACGTGGAGGAAGCTGAGTGGGCAGTTCAGGTTCTGAACACCAGTGGAAAGCCGGTTGCAGCCACTCTGTGTATTGGGCCGGAAGGAGACCTGAATGGAGTCAGCTGTGGTGAATGTGCTGTCAGATTGGTCAAGGCTG GTGCCAAGATTGTCGGTGTGAATTGTCACTTTGATCCCATGACGTGCCTGAAGACTGTGAAGCTCATGAAGGAAGGCCTGGAGGCAGCAAAGCTGAAAGCTCATCTCATGATCCAGCCCCTTGCTTACCACACCCCTGACTGTAACCATCAGGGATTCATTGACCTCCCAGAATTCCCCTTTG CCTTGGAGCCAAGAATCCTAACCAGGTGGGACATGCACAAATACGCCAGAGAGGCCTACAACATGGGCATCCGCTACATTGGTGGCTGCTGCGGCTTCGAGCCGTACCACACCCGTGCCCTGGCAGAAGAGCTGGCACCCGAGAGAGGTTTCCTCCCTGACGCCTCTCAGAAGCATGGCAGCTGGGGTAATGGTCTGGACATGCACACCAAGCCCTGGGTCAGGGCCAG GGCTCGTCGTGATTACTGGGAGAAGTTGCTGCCGGCATCAGGGCGCCCCCTGTGTCCTTCCATGTCTACACCAGATGGATGGGGAGTGACCAAGGGACATGCTGACCTGATGCAGCAGAGAGAGGCGACCACTGAGGGGCAGCTGAAGGAGCTGtttgaaaagcaaaagaagGCCAAGGTCACAGCTTGA